The Benincasa hispida cultivar B227 chromosome 11, ASM972705v1, whole genome shotgun sequence genome has a segment encoding these proteins:
- the LOC120091076 gene encoding uncharacterized protein LOC120091076 isoform X6 — MAFNLLKFHSQITEAARLFFLNPQPTKNFFPLLPVPASQILQNPHFQVSFYPHATHKLRKIPFIVRSSLSSSTPPTSKDDAISQAKTCLCTTLEKPINNIRFSGRIIKKAKQPRFRVEIPVIDESAKSLTELAFEVFGDLPIKRKGSPVKIVLIWSSPSLAEAASKAFQSRSSDQIEQVDVSSVDGLDARTLSSSDVAVFLGLESSQIQTLKSVTDGFYPKPVVIFNPKWAFEEESEFGELSGFIGSFEVIYSFMGLEVQGILNKRKGVIFKCVRNGVLSGELWNVLVEEEGGELKAVSKFKARPSIAEVENVLYNLMAMNSPITKSAKFLRDLVSNVTGKK; from the exons ATGGCCTTCAATCTGCTCAAATTTCATTCCCAAATAACTGAAGCTGCTAGACTCTTTTTCCTTAATCCACAGCCCACCAAAAATTTCTTCCCTCTCCTTCCAGTTCCGGCCTCTCAGATCCTCCAAAATCCCCATTTCCAGGTCTCCTTCTATCCTCATGCAACTCACAAATTAAGAAAAATCCCTTTTATAGTTCGTTCTTCTCTGTCTTCTTCAACTCCACCCACCTCAAAAGACGATGCCATTTCCCAGGCCAAAACCTGCCTCTGTACCACACTCGAAAAGCCCATCAACAACATTAGGTTTTCCGGCCGGATCATCAAGAAGGCAAAGCAACCCAGATTCCGAGTGGAAATTCCGGTCATTGATGAATCGGCCAAGTCTCTGACGGAGCTCGCTTTCGAGGTATTTGGGGACCTACCCATTAAGAGAAAAGGGTCCCCTGTTAAAATCGTACTTATTTGGTCTAGCCCCTCCTTGGCTGAAGCTGCTAGTAAAGCCTTTCAGTCTCGCTCTTCTGATCAAATTGAACAAGTAGATGTTTCCTCAGTTGATGGATTAGATGCAAGAACTTTGAGTTCTAGTGATGTGGCAGTGTTTTTGGGGCTAGAATCTTCCCAAATTCAAACTTTAAAGAGTGTTACAGATGGGTTTTATCCTAAGCCAGTGGTGATTTTCAACCCCAAATGGGCATTTGAGGAAGAGAGTGAATTTGGTGAGCTGAGTGGATTTATTGGGTCTTTTGAGGTGATTTATTCCTTCATGGGGTTGGAAGTTCAAGGGATTTTGAACAAGAGAAAAGGGGTGATTTTCAAATGTGTGAGAAATGGAGTTTTGAGTGGTGAGCTATGGAATGTGCTTGTTGAAGAGGAAGGAGGAGAATTGAAAGCGGTTTCAAAGTTCAAGGCGCGACCATCCATTGCAGAAGTTGAGAATGTGTTGTACAATTTGATGGCTATGAACTCACCTATCACCAAGTCTGCAAAGTTCTTGAGGGACTTGGTCTCAAACGTAACTGGAAAAAA GTGA
- the LOC120091076 gene encoding uncharacterized protein LOC120091076 isoform X4, translated as MAFNLLKFHSQITEAARLFFLNPQPTKNFFPLLPVPASQILQNPHFQVSFYPHATHKLRKIPFIVRSSLSSSTPPTSKDDAISQAKTCLCTTLEKPINNIRFSGRIIKKAKQPRFRVEIPVIDESAKSLTELAFEVFGDLPIKRKGSPVKIVLIWSSPSLAEAASKAFQSRSSDQIEQVDVSSVDGLDARTLSSSDVAVFLGLESSQIQTLKSVTDGFYPKPVVIFNPKWAFEEESEFGELSGFIGSFEVIYSFMGLEVQGILNKRKGVIFKCVRNGVLSGELWNVLVEEEGGELKAVSKFKARPSIAEVENVLYNLMAMNSPITKSAKFLRDLVSNVTGKKS; from the exons ATGGCCTTCAATCTGCTCAAATTTCATTCCCAAATAACTGAAGCTGCTAGACTCTTTTTCCTTAATCCACAGCCCACCAAAAATTTCTTCCCTCTCCTTCCAGTTCCGGCCTCTCAGATCCTCCAAAATCCCCATTTCCAGGTCTCCTTCTATCCTCATGCAACTCACAAATTAAGAAAAATCCCTTTTATAGTTCGTTCTTCTCTGTCTTCTTCAACTCCACCCACCTCAAAAGACGATGCCATTTCCCAGGCCAAAACCTGCCTCTGTACCACACTCGAAAAGCCCATCAACAACATTAGGTTTTCCGGCCGGATCATCAAGAAGGCAAAGCAACCCAGATTCCGAGTGGAAATTCCGGTCATTGATGAATCGGCCAAGTCTCTGACGGAGCTCGCTTTCGAGGTATTTGGGGACCTACCCATTAAGAGAAAAGGGTCCCCTGTTAAAATCGTACTTATTTGGTCTAGCCCCTCCTTGGCTGAAGCTGCTAGTAAAGCCTTTCAGTCTCGCTCTTCTGATCAAATTGAACAAGTAGATGTTTCCTCAGTTGATGGATTAGATGCAAGAACTTTGAGTTCTAGTGATGTGGCAGTGTTTTTGGGGCTAGAATCTTCCCAAATTCAAACTTTAAAGAGTGTTACAGATGGGTTTTATCCTAAGCCAGTGGTGATTTTCAACCCCAAATGGGCATTTGAGGAAGAGAGTGAATTTGGTGAGCTGAGTGGATTTATTGGGTCTTTTGAGGTGATTTATTCCTTCATGGGGTTGGAAGTTCAAGGGATTTTGAACAAGAGAAAAGGGGTGATTTTCAAATGTGTGAGAAATGGAGTTTTGAGTGGTGAGCTATGGAATGTGCTTGTTGAAGAGGAAGGAGGAGAATTGAAAGCGGTTTCAAAGTTCAAGGCGCGACCATCCATTGCAGAAGTTGAGAATGTGTTGTACAATTTGATGGCTATGAACTCACCTATCACCAAGTCTGCAAAGTTCTTGAGGGACTTGGTCTCAAACGTAACTGGAAAAAA GAGTTGA
- the LOC120091076 gene encoding uncharacterized protein LOC120091076 isoform X5: MAFNLLKFHSQITEAARLFFLNPQPTKNFFPLLPVPASQILQNPHFQVSFYPHATHKLRKIPFIVRSSLSSSTPPTSKDDAISQAKTCLCTTLEKPINNIRFSGRIIKKAKQPRFRVEIPVIDESAKSLTELAFEVFGDLPIKRKGSPVKIVLIWSSPSLAEAASKAFQSRSSDQIEQVDVSSVDGLDARTLSSSDVAVFLGLESSQIQTLKSVTDGFYPKPVVIFNPKWAFEEESEFGELSGFIGSFEVIYSFMGLEVQGILNKRKGVIFKCVRNGVLSGELWNVLVEEEGGELKAVSKFKARPSIAEVENVLYNLMAMNSPITKSAKFLRDLVSNVTGKNY, encoded by the exons ATGGCCTTCAATCTGCTCAAATTTCATTCCCAAATAACTGAAGCTGCTAGACTCTTTTTCCTTAATCCACAGCCCACCAAAAATTTCTTCCCTCTCCTTCCAGTTCCGGCCTCTCAGATCCTCCAAAATCCCCATTTCCAGGTCTCCTTCTATCCTCATGCAACTCACAAATTAAGAAAAATCCCTTTTATAGTTCGTTCTTCTCTGTCTTCTTCAACTCCACCCACCTCAAAAGACGATGCCATTTCCCAGGCCAAAACCTGCCTCTGTACCACACTCGAAAAGCCCATCAACAACATTAGGTTTTCCGGCCGGATCATCAAGAAGGCAAAGCAACCCAGATTCCGAGTGGAAATTCCGGTCATTGATGAATCGGCCAAGTCTCTGACGGAGCTCGCTTTCGAGGTATTTGGGGACCTACCCATTAAGAGAAAAGGGTCCCCTGTTAAAATCGTACTTATTTGGTCTAGCCCCTCCTTGGCTGAAGCTGCTAGTAAAGCCTTTCAGTCTCGCTCTTCTGATCAAATTGAACAAGTAGATGTTTCCTCAGTTGATGGATTAGATGCAAGAACTTTGAGTTCTAGTGATGTGGCAGTGTTTTTGGGGCTAGAATCTTCCCAAATTCAAACTTTAAAGAGTGTTACAGATGGGTTTTATCCTAAGCCAGTGGTGATTTTCAACCCCAAATGGGCATTTGAGGAAGAGAGTGAATTTGGTGAGCTGAGTGGATTTATTGGGTCTTTTGAGGTGATTTATTCCTTCATGGGGTTGGAAGTTCAAGGGATTTTGAACAAGAGAAAAGGGGTGATTTTCAAATGTGTGAGAAATGGAGTTTTGAGTGGTGAGCTATGGAATGTGCTTGTTGAAGAGGAAGGAGGAGAATTGAAAGCGGTTTCAAAGTTCAAGGCGCGACCATCCATTGCAGAAGTTGAGAATGTGTTGTACAATTTGATGGCTATGAACTCACCTATCACCAAGTCTGCAAAGTTCTTGAGGGACTTGGTCTCAAACGTAACTGGAAAAAA CTATTGA
- the LOC120091076 gene encoding uncharacterized protein LOC120091076 isoform X2, whose protein sequence is MAFNLLKFHSQITEAARLFFLNPQPTKNFFPLLPVPASQILQNPHFQVSFYPHATHKLRKIPFIVRSSLSSSTPPTSKDDAISQAKTCLCTTLEKPINNIRFSGRIIKKAKQPRFRVEIPVIDESAKSLTELAFEVFGDLPIKRKGSPVKIVLIWSSPSLAEAASKAFQSRSSDQIEQVDVSSVDGLDARTLSSSDVAVFLGLESSQIQTLKSVTDGFYPKPVVIFNPKWAFEEESEFGELSGFIGSFEVIYSFMGLEVQGILNKRKGVIFKCVRNGVLSGELWNVLVEEEGGELKAVSKFKARPSIAEVENVLYNLMAMNSPITKSAKFLRDLVSNVTGKKKLLYGSS, encoded by the exons ATGGCCTTCAATCTGCTCAAATTTCATTCCCAAATAACTGAAGCTGCTAGACTCTTTTTCCTTAATCCACAGCCCACCAAAAATTTCTTCCCTCTCCTTCCAGTTCCGGCCTCTCAGATCCTCCAAAATCCCCATTTCCAGGTCTCCTTCTATCCTCATGCAACTCACAAATTAAGAAAAATCCCTTTTATAGTTCGTTCTTCTCTGTCTTCTTCAACTCCACCCACCTCAAAAGACGATGCCATTTCCCAGGCCAAAACCTGCCTCTGTACCACACTCGAAAAGCCCATCAACAACATTAGGTTTTCCGGCCGGATCATCAAGAAGGCAAAGCAACCCAGATTCCGAGTGGAAATTCCGGTCATTGATGAATCGGCCAAGTCTCTGACGGAGCTCGCTTTCGAGGTATTTGGGGACCTACCCATTAAGAGAAAAGGGTCCCCTGTTAAAATCGTACTTATTTGGTCTAGCCCCTCCTTGGCTGAAGCTGCTAGTAAAGCCTTTCAGTCTCGCTCTTCTGATCAAATTGAACAAGTAGATGTTTCCTCAGTTGATGGATTAGATGCAAGAACTTTGAGTTCTAGTGATGTGGCAGTGTTTTTGGGGCTAGAATCTTCCCAAATTCAAACTTTAAAGAGTGTTACAGATGGGTTTTATCCTAAGCCAGTGGTGATTTTCAACCCCAAATGGGCATTTGAGGAAGAGAGTGAATTTGGTGAGCTGAGTGGATTTATTGGGTCTTTTGAGGTGATTTATTCCTTCATGGGGTTGGAAGTTCAAGGGATTTTGAACAAGAGAAAAGGGGTGATTTTCAAATGTGTGAGAAATGGAGTTTTGAGTGGTGAGCTATGGAATGTGCTTGTTGAAGAGGAAGGAGGAGAATTGAAAGCGGTTTCAAAGTTCAAGGCGCGACCATCCATTGCAGAAGTTGAGAATGTGTTGTACAATTTGATGGCTATGAACTCACCTATCACCAAGTCTGCAAAGTTCTTGAGGGACTTGGTCTCAAACGTAACTGGAAAAAA GAAGCTCTTATATGGCAGCTCTTGA
- the LOC120091076 gene encoding uncharacterized protein LOC120091076 isoform X1, with the protein MAFNLLKFHSQITEAARLFFLNPQPTKNFFPLLPVPASQILQNPHFQVSFYPHATHKLRKIPFIVRSSLSSSTPPTSKDDAISQAKTCLCTTLEKPINNIRFSGRIIKKAKQPRFRVEIPVIDESAKSLTELAFEVFGDLPIKRKGSPVKIVLIWSSPSLAEAASKAFQSRSSDQIEQVDVSSVDGLDARTLSSSDVAVFLGLESSQIQTLKSVTDGFYPKPVVIFNPKWAFEEESEFGELSGFIGSFEVIYSFMGLEVQGILNKRKGVIFKCVRNGVLSGELWNVLVEEEGGELKAVSKFKARPSIAEVENVLYNLMAMNSPITKSAKFLRDLVSNVTGKKKEKVTSIERWE; encoded by the exons ATGGCCTTCAATCTGCTCAAATTTCATTCCCAAATAACTGAAGCTGCTAGACTCTTTTTCCTTAATCCACAGCCCACCAAAAATTTCTTCCCTCTCCTTCCAGTTCCGGCCTCTCAGATCCTCCAAAATCCCCATTTCCAGGTCTCCTTCTATCCTCATGCAACTCACAAATTAAGAAAAATCCCTTTTATAGTTCGTTCTTCTCTGTCTTCTTCAACTCCACCCACCTCAAAAGACGATGCCATTTCCCAGGCCAAAACCTGCCTCTGTACCACACTCGAAAAGCCCATCAACAACATTAGGTTTTCCGGCCGGATCATCAAGAAGGCAAAGCAACCCAGATTCCGAGTGGAAATTCCGGTCATTGATGAATCGGCCAAGTCTCTGACGGAGCTCGCTTTCGAGGTATTTGGGGACCTACCCATTAAGAGAAAAGGGTCCCCTGTTAAAATCGTACTTATTTGGTCTAGCCCCTCCTTGGCTGAAGCTGCTAGTAAAGCCTTTCAGTCTCGCTCTTCTGATCAAATTGAACAAGTAGATGTTTCCTCAGTTGATGGATTAGATGCAAGAACTTTGAGTTCTAGTGATGTGGCAGTGTTTTTGGGGCTAGAATCTTCCCAAATTCAAACTTTAAAGAGTGTTACAGATGGGTTTTATCCTAAGCCAGTGGTGATTTTCAACCCCAAATGGGCATTTGAGGAAGAGAGTGAATTTGGTGAGCTGAGTGGATTTATTGGGTCTTTTGAGGTGATTTATTCCTTCATGGGGTTGGAAGTTCAAGGGATTTTGAACAAGAGAAAAGGGGTGATTTTCAAATGTGTGAGAAATGGAGTTTTGAGTGGTGAGCTATGGAATGTGCTTGTTGAAGAGGAAGGAGGAGAATTGAAAGCGGTTTCAAAGTTCAAGGCGCGACCATCCATTGCAGAAGTTGAGAATGTGTTGTACAATTTGATGGCTATGAACTCACCTATCACCAAGTCTGCAAAGTTCTTGAGGGACTTGGTCTCAAACGTAACTGGAAAAAA GAAAGAAAAAGTTACTAGTATTGAAAGATGGGAATAG
- the LOC120091075 gene encoding probable galacturonosyltransferase 12: protein MQLHISPSLRHVTVLPGKGVREYIKVKVASRRVSCRMLIYSLLFFTFLLRFVFVLTAVDTIDGESKCSTLGCLGKKLGPRLLGSRLEPKVPDVMYQILDKPMSKDELQGRLDNIPQTLEDFMAEIKEIKPDAKTFALKLREMVSLMEQRTRTAKIQEYLYRHVASSSIPKQLHCLALRLANEHSTNAAARLQLPSAELVPALVDNSYFHFVLATDNVLAASVVAKSLVRNALRPQKVVLHIITDRKTYFPMQAWFSLHSLSPAIIEVKALHHFDWFTKGKVPVLEAMEKDQKVRSQFRGGSSAIVANETEKPNIIASKLQALSPKYNSVMNHIRIHLPELFPSLKKVVFLDDDIVIQTDLSPLWDIDMNGKVNGAVETCRGEDKFVMSKRLKSYLNFSHPLIAENFDPNECAWAYGMNIFDLEAWRKTNISLTYHHWLEQNLKSDLSLWQLGTLPPGLIAFHGHVHIIDPFWHMLGLGYQENTSFADAETAGVIHFNGRAKPWLEIAFPQLRSLWTKYISFSDKFIKSCHIRAS from the exons ATGCAGCTTCATATATCACCAAGTTTGAGGCATGTCACAGTGCTCCCAGGCAAAGGTGTTAGAGAATACATCAAAGTGAAGGTTGCCTCAAGACGGGTTTCATGTCGAATGCTTATCTATTCACTTCTATTCTTCACCTTTCTTCTCCGGTTTGTGTTCGTGTTGACAGCAGTTGATACCATTGATGGAGAAAGCAAGTGTTCTACTCTAG GTTGTCTGGGGAAAAAATTAGGTCCAAGGCTCTTGGGGAGCAGATTGGAACCAAAA GTTCCAGATGTTATGTATCAAATATTGGATAAACCCATGAGCAAAGATGAACTTCAAGGGAGATTAGACAATATTCCTCAGACTCTAGAAGATTTTATGGCTGAGATAAAGGAAATCAAACCAGATGCAAAAACTTTTGCTCTCAAACTCAGAGAAATG GTCAGCCTTATGGAACAAAGAACCAGAACTGCCAAAATTCAAGAATACTTGTACAGGCACGTAGCATCTAGCAGCATACCGAAGCAGCTCCATTGCCTTGCCCTCAGGCTTGCCAATGAGCACTCGACGAATGCAGCTGCTCGCCTCCAGCTTCCTTCAGCAGAACTTGTACCGGCCCTTGTTGACAATTCTTACTTTCACTTCGTCCTTGCCACTGATAATGTTCTTGCAGCATCTGTTGTCGCCAAATCCCTGGTCCGCAATGCTTTACGCCCGCAGAAAGTTGTTCTCCATATAATCACTGATAGAAAGACTTACTTTCCTATGCAAGCATGGTTTTCCCTTCACTCTTTATCACCTGCAATTATTGAGGTCAAGGCATTGCATCATTTTGACTGGTTTACAAAGGGTAAAGTCCCAGTTTTGGAAGCAATGGAAAAAGACCAGAAGGTCCGGTCACAATTCAGAGGAGGGTCATCTGCCATTGTTGCAAATGAGACTGAAAAACCTAATATCATTGCATCAAAGTTGCAGGCACTAAGTCCCAAATATAATTCCGTGATGAATCACATTCGTATCCATTTACCAGAG TTATTCCCAAGTCTCAAGAAGGTGGTGTTCTTGGATGACGACATTGTGATTCAAACTGATCTTTCACCTTTGTGGGACATCGATATGAATGGGAAGGTTAATGGAGCTGTGGAAACATGTAGAGGAGAAGATAAATTTGTAATGTCAAAGCGATTAAAGAGCTATCTAAACTTCTCACATCCTTTAATAGCAGAAAATTTTGATCCGAATGAATGTGCATGGGCCTATGGAATGAACATCTTTGATCTTGAGGCCTGGAGAAAGACCAACATAAGCCTCACATATCATCACTGGCTTGAACAG AACTTGAAATCAGACCTAAGTTTATGGCAGCTTGGGACTTTGCCTCCTGGCCTTATAGCATTTCATGGTCACGTTCATATCATTGATCCATTTTGGCATATGCTGGGGCTAGGGTATCAAGAGAACACAAGTTTTGCTGATGCAGAGACTGCTGGAGTCATCCACTTCAACGGCCGAGCGAAGCCATGGCTTGAGATAGCCTTTCCACAGCTCCGGTCATTGTGGACAAAATATATCAGCTTCTCTGATAAATTTATCAAGAGCTGCCATATAAGAGCTTCCTAG
- the LOC120091076 gene encoding uncharacterized protein LOC120091076 isoform X3, translating into MAFNLLKFHSQITEAARLFFLNPQPTKNFFPLLPVPASQILQNPHFQVSFYPHATHKLRKIPFIVRSSLSSSTPPTSKDDAISQAKTCLCTTLEKPINNIRFSGRIIKKAKQPRFRVEIPVIDESAKSLTELAFEVFGDLPIKRKGSPVKIVLIWSSPSLAEAASKAFQSRSSDQIEQVDVSSVDGLDARTLSSSDVAVFLGLESSQIQTLKSVTDGFYPKPVVIFNPKWAFEEESEFGELSGFIGSFEVIYSFMGLEVQGILNKRKGVIFKCVRNGVLSGELWNVLVEEEGGELKAVSKFKARPSIAEVENVLYNLMAMNSPITKSAKFLRDLVSNVTGKKTA; encoded by the exons ATGGCCTTCAATCTGCTCAAATTTCATTCCCAAATAACTGAAGCTGCTAGACTCTTTTTCCTTAATCCACAGCCCACCAAAAATTTCTTCCCTCTCCTTCCAGTTCCGGCCTCTCAGATCCTCCAAAATCCCCATTTCCAGGTCTCCTTCTATCCTCATGCAACTCACAAATTAAGAAAAATCCCTTTTATAGTTCGTTCTTCTCTGTCTTCTTCAACTCCACCCACCTCAAAAGACGATGCCATTTCCCAGGCCAAAACCTGCCTCTGTACCACACTCGAAAAGCCCATCAACAACATTAGGTTTTCCGGCCGGATCATCAAGAAGGCAAAGCAACCCAGATTCCGAGTGGAAATTCCGGTCATTGATGAATCGGCCAAGTCTCTGACGGAGCTCGCTTTCGAGGTATTTGGGGACCTACCCATTAAGAGAAAAGGGTCCCCTGTTAAAATCGTACTTATTTGGTCTAGCCCCTCCTTGGCTGAAGCTGCTAGTAAAGCCTTTCAGTCTCGCTCTTCTGATCAAATTGAACAAGTAGATGTTTCCTCAGTTGATGGATTAGATGCAAGAACTTTGAGTTCTAGTGATGTGGCAGTGTTTTTGGGGCTAGAATCTTCCCAAATTCAAACTTTAAAGAGTGTTACAGATGGGTTTTATCCTAAGCCAGTGGTGATTTTCAACCCCAAATGGGCATTTGAGGAAGAGAGTGAATTTGGTGAGCTGAGTGGATTTATTGGGTCTTTTGAGGTGATTTATTCCTTCATGGGGTTGGAAGTTCAAGGGATTTTGAACAAGAGAAAAGGGGTGATTTTCAAATGTGTGAGAAATGGAGTTTTGAGTGGTGAGCTATGGAATGTGCTTGTTGAAGAGGAAGGAGGAGAATTGAAAGCGGTTTCAAAGTTCAAGGCGCGACCATCCATTGCAGAAGTTGAGAATGTGTTGTACAATTTGATGGCTATGAACTCACCTATCACCAAGTCTGCAAAGTTCTTGAGGGACTTGGTCTCAAACGTAACTGGAAAAAA AACTGCCTAG